From uncultured Desulfobacter sp., the proteins below share one genomic window:
- a CDS encoding geranylgeranyl reductase family protein, which produces MYDVIIVGAGPAGTTAGYLLGRSGFSVLVLDRKNFPRKKACAGGITPKAIELFPFDISGLVRRVCREVKIVRPGRSFFVVKAKTPLCYITKRMELDAYSLGKAVQAGCCFKKIDKIIRLDQDDQGVSLTLSCEGKTDFIRAGYLIGADGANSKIRRLIGGQKSCIVKLPALEADVPVKNAEFYKMTFDFSRDINGYYWSFPRKNHVNIGMFSARPNGTMNRALLKKYAREQFGTDILTDVKGYPIATSSGRMHIGAGRVLLTGDAAGLAEPLLGEGIYSALKSGILSARAIKYAAGQHVPASFEAFHRYRQSLGGMSLDLRLYRLCASILYTFPRWSLAVGSSNVLHNRFSRGYAGGKTLHEILIPF; this is translated from the coding sequence ATGTATGATGTCATTATTGTCGGTGCAGGGCCTGCCGGAACAACTGCCGGATATCTTTTGGGCCGATCCGGGTTTTCCGTCCTCGTGCTGGATAGAAAAAATTTTCCCAGGAAAAAGGCCTGTGCCGGCGGAATCACGCCCAAGGCCATAGAATTGTTTCCCTTTGATATTTCCGGGCTTGTCCGCCGGGTCTGCCGGGAGGTGAAAATTGTCCGCCCTGGACGATCCTTTTTTGTTGTCAAAGCTAAGACGCCTTTGTGCTACATTACCAAAAGGATGGAGCTGGACGCCTATTCACTGGGAAAAGCAGTACAGGCAGGATGCTGCTTTAAAAAAATAGATAAAATTATCCGTCTTGATCAAGACGACCAAGGTGTCAGTCTAACCCTTTCCTGTGAGGGGAAAACTGATTTTATCAGGGCTGGATATCTCATCGGGGCTGATGGTGCCAATTCAAAAATTCGCCGACTGATTGGTGGTCAAAAGTCCTGCATCGTTAAACTGCCGGCTCTGGAAGCTGATGTGCCAGTAAAAAATGCGGAATTCTATAAAATGACATTTGATTTTTCCAGAGATATTAATGGGTATTACTGGAGTTTTCCCCGCAAAAACCACGTGAATATCGGTATGTTCAGTGCACGTCCCAATGGAACCATGAATCGGGCTTTGTTAAAAAAATATGCACGGGAACAGTTTGGGACTGATATCCTAACTGATGTTAAGGGGTACCCAATTGCCACAAGCTCCGGCAGAATGCATATAGGAGCAGGCCGTGTGCTTTTGACAGGAGATGCGGCCGGCCTGGCCGAGCCTTTGCTGGGGGAAGGAATTTATTCAGCGTTAAAATCGGGTATCCTTTCAGCCCGGGCCATTAAATATGCTGCCGGCCAACATGTGCCTGCCTCTTTTGAAGCGTTTCACCGGTACAGGCAATCTCTTGGTGGCATGAGCCTTGATTTGCGGCTTTACCGGCTCTGTGCATCTATTTTATATACATTCCCAAGATGGTCTCTTGCCGTCGGCTCCAGCAATGTCTTGCATAATCGTTTTTCAAGAGGGTATGCCGGGGGAAAAACCCTGCATGAAATTTTAATACCGTTTTGA
- a CDS encoding P-II family nitrogen regulator: MKKVVAVIKPFKVDEVKDALAKISINGMTISEVKGFGRQKGHKEVYRGAEYQTDFVPKVELKICVADDQAQAVVDTIVETAKTGKIGDGKIFVLPVEDVVRIRTGETGTEAL; the protein is encoded by the coding sequence ATGAAAAAAGTTGTGGCAGTAATAAAACCGTTTAAAGTGGATGAGGTTAAAGATGCTTTAGCCAAAATCAGCATTAACGGGATGACTATTTCAGAAGTTAAAGGCTTTGGCCGTCAGAAAGGACACAAAGAGGTATACCGAGGCGCAGAATATCAGACAGACTTTGTACCCAAGGTTGAATTAAAAATTTGTGTTGCAGATGACCAGGCTCAGGCTGTGGTGGATACAATAGTAGAAACAGCGAAAACAGGAAAAATCGGTGACGGTAAAATTTTTGTTCTTCCTGTGGAAGATGTTGTTCGTATTCGTACAGGTGAAACCGGAACAGAAGCGTTATAA
- a CDS encoding ammonium transporter: MKYVLMILTSLACTITAAWAGTDDAPTAITNAEAIALVQTHANYVWTLVAAVLVFFMQAGFAMVEAGFTRAKNAVNIMMKNLMDFSMGSLFYWAIGFGLMFGVSKTGFFGTTGFFLSDFKVDGDPWVLAFWMFQVVFAATAATIVSGAMAERTKFTGYLVYSAVLSAFIYPIFGSWAWGSLFNGSGWLEGLGFIDFAGSTVVHSVGGWAALAGAIVLGPRLGKFTKDGGIKPILGHNIPLAALGVFILWVGWFGFNPGSTTTADTSIAMIFVNTNLAAATGAVLAMIVSWVKFGKPEVGMSLNGALAGLVGITAGCANVTPGSSIIIGAVAGILVVFAVMFFDKIRIDDPVGAISVHGVCGAWGTFAAGLFNIGGTTVKIMSVQCIGIASCFAWTFCTAFILFKVIDMTMGLRVSPEEEIEGLDSTEHGGNAYPDFTSNY; encoded by the coding sequence ATGAAGTATGTACTGATGATTCTAACTTCGCTGGCTTGCACCATCACCGCTGCATGGGCCGGTACGGACGACGCCCCCACAGCAATCACTAATGCCGAGGCCATTGCACTGGTTCAGACCCATGCCAACTACGTATGGACCCTTGTTGCAGCAGTGCTTGTTTTCTTTATGCAGGCCGGGTTTGCTATGGTGGAAGCAGGGTTCACCCGTGCTAAGAACGCTGTAAATATCATGATGAAAAATCTGATGGACTTCTCCATGGGGTCGCTTTTCTATTGGGCCATTGGATTTGGCCTGATGTTCGGTGTCTCTAAAACCGGTTTTTTTGGTACCACCGGTTTTTTCTTAAGTGATTTCAAGGTGGACGGCGATCCCTGGGTACTGGCCTTCTGGATGTTCCAGGTTGTGTTTGCTGCAACTGCCGCCACCATTGTTTCCGGTGCCATGGCTGAGCGTACCAAATTCACCGGTTATCTTGTGTACAGTGCTGTTTTATCCGCATTTATTTATCCGATTTTTGGTTCCTGGGCATGGGGATCTTTGTTCAACGGTTCCGGTTGGCTCGAAGGTCTTGGATTTATCGATTTTGCAGGCTCTACCGTTGTTCACTCTGTGGGTGGATGGGCTGCATTGGCTGGTGCCATTGTTCTGGGTCCCCGTCTTGGCAAGTTCACCAAAGACGGTGGTATTAAACCTATTTTGGGTCACAATATTCCCTTGGCCGCCCTTGGCGTTTTCATCCTGTGGGTAGGTTGGTTTGGTTTCAATCCGGGTTCCACCACGACAGCAGATACATCTATTGCGATGATTTTTGTAAATACCAACCTGGCTGCAGCCACTGGTGCTGTTTTGGCCATGATCGTATCCTGGGTTAAATTTGGAAAGCCTGAAGTGGGCATGAGTTTGAACGGCGCCTTGGCTGGTCTGGTTGGCATTACCGCCGGCTGTGCCAATGTTACACCCGGTTCCTCTATTATCATCGGGGCCGTTGCCGGTATTCTGGTTGTCTTCGCCGTAATGTTCTTTGATAAAATTAGAATTGATGATCCCGTTGGTGCAATTTCCGTACACGGGGTTTGCGGTGCTTGGGGTACCTTTGCTGCTGGTCTCTTTAATATTGGCGGGACAACCGTTAAAATTATGTCCGTACAGTGCATCGGTATCGCTTCCTGCTTTGCATGGACATTTTGTACGGCTTTTATTCTGTTCAAAGTGATTGACATGACTATGGGTTTAAGGGTTTCTCCGGAAGAAGAAATCGAAGGGCTGGATTCCACAGAACATGGTGGTAATGCATATCCCGACTTTACAAGCAACTATTAA
- a CDS encoding MGMT family protein: MNPFTRQIVDVIKAIPKGRVTSYGRVAALAGNPLGARQVSRILHTMSQKHNLPWHRVINASGKISLPRGKGYELQKALLESEEVFVSSQGHIDLETYLWKP, from the coding sequence ATGAATCCGTTTACCAGGCAGATTGTTGATGTAATTAAGGCTATACCCAAAGGACGTGTCACTTCCTATGGCCGGGTGGCAGCCCTTGCAGGCAATCCTCTGGGGGCCAGGCAAGTTTCAAGAATTCTTCATACCATGTCCCAAAAGCATAATTTGCCCTGGCATCGTGTGATTAACGCATCCGGAAAAATCAGTCTACCCAGAGGCAAGGGGTATGAATTACAAAAAGCACTACTGGAGTCCGAAGAAGTTTTCGTCTCAAGCCAAGGACATATTGATCTGGAAACTTATTTGTGGAAACCCTGA
- a CDS encoding DMT family transporter: MTTFVSRPIAGIFLGAIIISFSSVMVALSHVNPLISAFYRVFLGCLFLLVPCSLNHEFKQIGLKPCLVAVGCGLFFAVDLIAWHFCIGYVGPGLATILGNLQVFIMALVGACLFKEKLGTTYIISLPLAILGLYMIIGMDMAVLTPEYLTGVGLGIITALSYSIFLLLMRIVHSGDDVPMFLYQVVMTGFCALIIGTIAVCIGRSFAIPDLSSLAALAGLGLLSQGLAWVIISHYLPRVAASRAGLILLLQPALSFVWDVVFFDRLTGMMGWLGVCVVLAAIYMGMIRKA, translated from the coding sequence ATGACGACTTTTGTCAGCCGGCCAATTGCCGGTATTTTTTTAGGTGCCATCATTATCAGTTTTTCAAGTGTGATGGTGGCGCTTTCCCATGTTAATCCACTCATTTCAGCTTTTTACCGTGTTTTTTTGGGCTGTCTGTTCCTTCTGGTTCCTTGTAGTTTAAATCATGAATTTAAACAGATTGGGCTTAAGCCCTGTCTGGTTGCTGTGGGGTGCGGGCTTTTTTTTGCTGTTGATCTTATCGCATGGCATTTTTGTATTGGATATGTGGGGCCGGGTCTTGCCACCATTCTTGGAAATCTGCAGGTCTTTATTATGGCCCTGGTCGGCGCATGTTTGTTCAAAGAAAAGCTGGGTACGACATATATAATCTCATTGCCACTGGCGATTTTGGGGTTGTATATGATTATCGGCATGGATATGGCAGTGCTGACACCTGAGTATTTGACCGGTGTAGGGTTAGGCATTATAACGGCCTTAAGCTACAGTATTTTTCTTTTGCTTATGCGCATCGTTCACTCAGGAGATGATGTTCCCATGTTTCTTTACCAGGTAGTCATGACGGGGTTTTGTGCCCTTATTATTGGAACTATCGCTGTGTGTATAGGACGCTCCTTTGCGATTCCGGATCTTTCATCTTTAGCTGCTTTAGCCGGTCTGGGTCTCTTGTCCCAGGGGCTGGCCTGGGTCATCATTTCCCATTATCTCCCCAGGGTGGCTGCCTCCAGAGCAGGACTGATTTTGTTACTACAGCCTGCTTTGTCATTTGTATGGGATGTGGTGTTTTTTGACCGGCTGACCGGTATGATGGGGTGGCTTGGGGTTTGTGTCGTGCTGGCCGCCATTTATATGGGTATGATTCGCAAGGCCTGA
- a CDS encoding NifB/NifX family molybdenum-iron cluster-binding protein, with the protein MKIAITTWGNRVSPVFDAAQTLLIADIENHSIHSKKYESFKPDDIIALAALLNRENVKALVCGAISETYAARLVENRIRMFAFVTGNAMDILNCLAVHNIIKPAFIMPGCTSTSVSGMPLS; encoded by the coding sequence ATGAAAATTGCTATTACCACTTGGGGAAACCGTGTCTCTCCCGTATTTGACGCTGCACAAACACTTTTAATAGCAGATATTGAAAATCATAGCATTCATAGTAAAAAATATGAATCTTTCAAGCCCGACGATATCATCGCCTTGGCAGCGCTTTTAAATCGTGAAAACGTCAAGGCCCTGGTTTGCGGTGCAATTTCAGAAACCTATGCAGCCCGCCTTGTTGAAAACAGAATTCGCATGTTTGCCTTTGTCACCGGCAATGCTATGGATATACTCAATTGCCTGGCAGTGCACAATATCATTAAACCAGCCTTTATAATGCCCGGGTGCACATCGACATCGGTTTCAGGAATGCCTCTATCCTGA